The Paenibacillus uliginis N3/975 genome has a window encoding:
- a CDS encoding RrF2 family transcriptional regulator — MDKVSSSKKSVMACPSTHKTFSLALQALVVLEKHSGGKCSSGDIATHLHIDATLIRRILKALALEHIIESREGRDGGYRLVKGADNISLADIYSALQIHNTIADSMLEAARDNCLGGQMKNAFSDILSEIEESTLNVLKSYTIADIVERMM; from the coding sequence GTGGATAAAGTATCGTCTTCTAAGAAATCGGTCATGGCCTGCCCATCCACCCATAAAACTTTTAGCTTAGCACTCCAAGCACTTGTTGTTCTTGAGAAACACTCAGGCGGTAAATGTTCCAGCGGTGATATCGCAACTCATCTGCATATCGATGCGACGCTTATCAGAAGAATTTTAAAGGCGTTGGCCTTAGAACATATTATCGAATCCCGTGAAGGAAGAGACGGGGGATACCGATTAGTTAAGGGCGCAGATAACATATCGCTTGCTGATATTTATTCGGCGCTCCAGATTCACAATACCATCGCCGACAGCATGTTGGAGGCTGCAAGAGATAACTGCTTAGGTGGTCAGATGAAGAACGCTTTTTCTGATATTTTATCTGAGATTGAGGAAAGTACACTAAATGTACTGAAATCCTATACTATCGCTGACATCGTCGAAAGAATGATGTAA
- a CDS encoding helix-turn-helix domain-containing protein: MMSKRNSISFDVKLRIVERCLQHETTPSYEAKQLGVDKNTVKDWIRKYKVDGYEGLKKSRGHKAYSKKLKLAAIRDVLSGNHSIREATKKYHISSISVLMGWISKYTCRKEIKPTRKGKGLSRMNKGRKTTFEERIEIAQYTIANDLDYQKSIEKYNVSYTQVYSWVQKYKSGSEESLKDNRGRKKPVEELDDHERLKLRIKELEARNEYLEMENALAKKLAEIKRRNSR; this comes from the coding sequence ATGATGTCCAAAAGGAATTCAATTTCTTTTGATGTAAAGTTACGTATCGTGGAGCGATGCCTTCAGCATGAGACGACCCCCAGTTATGAAGCCAAGCAGTTGGGGGTAGATAAAAACACGGTTAAAGATTGGATAAGAAAATATAAAGTAGATGGTTATGAAGGATTAAAGAAATCCAGAGGACATAAAGCATACTCAAAGAAACTGAAGCTTGCTGCCATCAGGGATGTTTTATCCGGAAATCATTCTATACGAGAGGCGACAAAGAAGTATCATATTTCGAGTATAAGTGTTTTGATGGGATGGATTTCCAAGTATACTTGTAGGAAAGAAATAAAACCTACTCGTAAAGGAAAGGGACTATCTCGTATGAATAAAGGACGTAAAACCACTTTCGAAGAACGCATTGAAATCGCGCAGTATACGATCGCCAATGATTTGGATTATCAGAAATCCATAGAAAAATATAATGTTTCTTATACCCAGGTCTACTCATGGGTGCAAAAATATAAATCTGGCAGCGAGGAGTCCCTCAAGGACAATCGTGGTCGCAAAAAGCCTGTAGAAGAGCTAGATGACCATGAACGACTCAAGCTTCGGATCAAAGAACTGGAAGCACGGAACGAATATTTAGAAATGGAGAACGCCCTCGCAAAAAAGTTGGCAGAGATCAAGCGACGAAATTCACGCTAA
- a CDS encoding carbon-nitrogen hydrolase family protein: MNSQHIRVAVVQDAPILFNKQSAMDKIDGHTRDAAEQGADLVVFPEVFLGGYPRGLSFGTRVGSRNTDGRKDWERYWESAIDIPGTETDTLGELAKETGVYLVIGVVERDQEFSRGTLYNSMVYIGPDGKVLGKHRKLVPTGSERLLWGQGDGSTLTVIDTPFGRIGGLICWENYMPLARTSMYAQGIDIYIAPTADARDTWQAALRHIACEGRCFVISCNQYSTKDSYPADLACYEDVEQDPDILSRGGSAIVSPLGEYVVEPLYNEKGILFATLDLSQIVQSRYDFDVVGHYSRPDVFQLVVNRKKQDITQFL, encoded by the coding sequence ATGAACAGTCAACATATTCGTGTAGCCGTTGTACAGGACGCTCCTATTTTGTTTAACAAACAATCAGCTATGGACAAGATTGATGGTCATACGAGAGATGCTGCAGAGCAAGGAGCCGACCTGGTTGTGTTTCCCGAAGTTTTTTTAGGGGGGTATCCTAGAGGCTTGAGCTTTGGAACCCGTGTCGGAAGCAGAAATACTGATGGCAGAAAAGACTGGGAACGATATTGGGAAAGCGCGATCGATATTCCTGGAACGGAGACAGACACATTAGGGGAACTTGCTAAGGAAACGGGTGTTTATCTTGTCATCGGAGTAGTTGAAAGAGATCAGGAGTTCAGCAGAGGGACCTTATACAATTCTATGGTATACATCGGACCAGACGGGAAGGTTCTCGGTAAACACCGGAAGCTCGTACCTACGGGTTCGGAGCGCCTGTTGTGGGGACAAGGTGATGGAAGCACTCTTACGGTTATCGATACGCCGTTCGGAAGAATAGGCGGACTCATCTGTTGGGAAAATTATATGCCGCTTGCTCGGACGTCTATGTACGCACAAGGAATTGACATTTACATCGCTCCAACAGCAGATGCACGCGATACATGGCAGGCTGCACTGCGCCATATTGCCTGTGAAGGCCGCTGTTTCGTCATCTCTTGCAATCAGTATTCGACCAAAGACTCATATCCCGCTGATTTAGCTTGTTATGAAGATGTTGAACAAGATCCCGATATATTAAGCAGAGGGGGAAGTGCTATTGTAAGTCCTCTTGGAGAATATGTCGTTGAACCTTTGTATAATGAAAAAGGCATTCTGTTCGCAACGCTGGACCTTTCTCAAATCGTTCAAAGTCGTTATGATTTTGATGTGGTTGGTCACTATAGCCGTCCTGATGTATTTCAGTTAGTAGTTAACCGGAAAAAGCAGGATATTACACAATTCTTATAA
- a CDS encoding c-type cytochrome yields the protein MTRKRGLIIAILAVLLLSACNQKAVDDSTLRATIMSPEDEEAVALYKNQCISCHAVDLSGKVGPALQNIGSTMTEEKINEIIRDGSKGMPSFKKLLEDNEIEILAGWLANMK from the coding sequence GTGACAAGAAAACGCGGCTTAATTATTGCCATATTAGCAGTACTTCTCCTAAGCGCCTGCAACCAGAAAGCGGTGGATGATTCAACACTACGGGCAACGATTATGTCTCCCGAGGATGAAGAAGCTGTCGCATTGTATAAAAATCAATGCATCTCCTGCCATGCAGTAGATTTAAGTGGCAAAGTGGGGCCGGCCTTGCAAAATATCGGCTCAACAATGACGGAGGAAAAAATCAACGAAATTATTCGGGATGGCTCAAAGGGCATGCCTTCTTTTAAAAAGCTGTTAGAGGATAACGAGATTGAGATTTTAGCTGGGTGGTTGGCTAATATGAAATAA
- a CDS encoding PLP-dependent aminotransferase family protein codes for MWKPDRKSNQPLYQQIADDLEQRISYGEFPPGSLLPSERKLADQLGVNRSTVVLAYAELRSLGIIESRSGSGTRVSRTKWGATPKHTPNWHRYAEGGNFLPNLPFLRRIRVALEQDPSIIDFASGELAGDLAPIDEINAIMNEKQNTSYWGYDNPQGYMPLRQALVSFLKEYRGIHTTESSILITSGSQQSLYLITQCLLSPGDAVAIEDPSYSYSLPMFQSAGLRLFRLPVDERGVQPEDIRSLFKKHKIKMMFINPNFQNPTGTLLAEERRKKLLDVASELGLPIVEDDPFSLTAYKGTPPSPLKSSDAIGSVLYIGSFSKIAASGLRVGWMVAPHSVVERLADARQQMDFGLSVVPQKVAATFLESPFFDPHMDRLRSTLLYKRDLIIEVIQKEMPDLVEYHIPDGGLHLWCKIVPEVNDTKLLDAAIQRGVIFVPGSVYGSDSSYVRLTFARARTEDIHTGISRFAEALRSTLEIEN; via the coding sequence GTGTGGAAACCTGATCGCAAAAGCAATCAGCCTCTTTATCAACAAATCGCAGATGATCTCGAACAAAGAATATCCTACGGGGAGTTTCCACCTGGAAGTTTGCTTCCTTCCGAACGTAAATTAGCAGACCAACTGGGGGTAAATCGTAGCACCGTTGTGCTTGCATATGCAGAGCTTCGGTCGCTTGGAATCATAGAAAGCCGATCTGGAAGCGGTACCCGGGTCAGCAGAACAAAATGGGGAGCAACACCCAAACATACACCGAATTGGCATCGTTATGCGGAAGGTGGTAATTTCTTGCCTAACTTGCCTTTTTTGCGCCGTATTCGTGTCGCTCTGGAGCAGGATCCATCCATCATAGATTTTGCCAGTGGTGAACTCGCCGGAGACTTGGCACCCATTGACGAGATTAATGCAATAATGAACGAAAAACAAAATACGTCGTATTGGGGTTATGACAACCCCCAAGGCTATATGCCTTTGAGACAGGCACTGGTATCGTTTCTAAAAGAGTATCGAGGTATCCATACGACCGAATCGTCAATACTGATTACATCCGGTTCACAGCAATCTTTATACTTGATAACCCAATGTTTGTTATCTCCAGGGGACGCAGTCGCCATTGAAGATCCATCGTACAGTTATTCATTGCCCATGTTCCAGTCTGCTGGTCTTCGATTGTTCAGGCTTCCCGTCGATGAGCGGGGTGTGCAGCCTGAAGATATTCGTTCTCTATTCAAAAAACATAAAATCAAAATGATGTTTATTAATCCCAACTTTCAGAACCCAACGGGTACTTTACTTGCTGAAGAGAGAAGAAAAAAATTGCTTGATGTTGCAAGCGAACTCGGACTACCCATCGTTGAGGATGACCCTTTTAGCTTAACGGCATACAAAGGTACGCCCCCTTCACCGTTAAAATCGTCTGATGCGATCGGGTCTGTGCTTTATATCGGGTCTTTTTCCAAAATTGCCGCATCCGGCTTGCGTGTTGGATGGATGGTAGCTCCTCATTCCGTTGTCGAACGACTGGCTGATGCCAGACAGCAAATGGATTTTGGCCTTAGTGTTGTACCGCAAAAGGTTGCCGCTACATTCCTGGAATCACCGTTTTTTGATCCCCATATGGATCGGTTGCGGTCAACTCTTCTTTACAAGCGCGATTTAATCATTGAGGTCATTCAAAAAGAGATGCCAGATCTTGTTGAGTATCATATTCCTGATGGAGGACTGCATCTGTGGTGCAAAATTGTACCTGAGGTGAATGACACCAAATTACTGGATGCCGCTATTCAAAGAGGGGTAATCTTCGTACCTGGAAGTGTATATGGATCGGATTCCAGTTACGTTAGGCTTACATTTGCCCGTGCAAGAACTGAAGATATTCATACTGGCATATCCAGATTTGCGGAAGCGCTTCGCTCAACATTAGAAATAGAAAATTAA
- a CDS encoding nitroreductase family protein, whose protein sequence is MSTLTKKDFLSVVRERHSVRQYDPSVKISREEMQEMLTEATSAPSSSNLQPWRFLVIDDQALKEKLYPIANNQAQVLDASAVIAVLGDMEWYDKAEDIYTQSQEAGYMPEEVKQKMIATANQVYRHLDDSKKRSIVDIDSGLISMQLMLIAREKGYDTVPMGGFNHEKFKEAFNLPANYESIMLIAIGKAAQPARQTVRLPLNQVAFWNEIN, encoded by the coding sequence ATGTCAACTTTGACAAAAAAGGATTTTCTTAGTGTTGTAAGAGAGCGCCATTCTGTACGGCAGTATGATCCATCGGTAAAAATATCGCGGGAAGAGATGCAGGAAATGCTGACGGAGGCTACATCTGCACCATCCTCAAGCAATCTTCAGCCTTGGCGATTTCTCGTCATTGATGATCAGGCCTTGAAAGAAAAGCTGTATCCAATTGCCAATAACCAGGCACAAGTATTAGATGCATCCGCCGTCATCGCTGTATTAGGTGATATGGAGTGGTATGACAAAGCGGAAGATATTTATACACAATCGCAGGAAGCGGGATATATGCCAGAGGAAGTTAAACAGAAAATGATCGCAACTGCGAATCAAGTGTATCGCCATTTGGATGATTCCAAAAAGAGAAGCATTGTGGATATCGATTCAGGTTTAATTTCCATGCAGCTTATGTTAATCGCTCGCGAAAAAGGTTACGATACCGTACCTATGGGTGGATTTAACCATGAAAAATTCAAAGAGGCGTTTAACCTTCCAGCCAACTATGAGAGCATCATGCTGATTGCGATCGGTAAAGCGGCTCAACCGGCGCGCCAAACTGTAAGACTTCCTCTGAATCAGGTGGCTTTTTGGAATGAAATAAACTAA
- a CDS encoding IS3 family transposase, protein MDLYQAIQELHAEKGYALTKLCEIAGIARSAYYKWLKWKPSHKELEILSLAKEVKLRYDKRKGVLGYRQISIQLNRKLKKNYNKKRYYRIMRALGLKSVIRKKRPNYVKVSEIHVAENVMNREFYADSPNMKWCTDVTELKYGNGRKAYLSAIVDVYDNSIVSWVLSHSNNNKLVMDTVKKAYWKNPGVTPLLHSDRGFQYTSYEYNRLKDKYGFTKSMSRVSRCLDNQPIERFWGTFKAESFYLTKHDTYEDVLKDVRIYIRYYNNYRYTERLNGLSPNEYRRAA, encoded by the coding sequence GTGGACTTGTACCAAGCTATCCAAGAACTGCACGCTGAGAAAGGCTATGCCCTCACGAAGCTGTGTGAGATAGCCGGAATCGCTCGATCTGCCTATTATAAATGGTTAAAGTGGAAGCCATCCCACAAGGAACTTGAAATTCTTTCGCTGGCAAAGGAAGTAAAGCTTCGTTATGACAAGCGGAAGGGAGTGCTTGGCTATCGCCAAATTAGCATCCAATTGAACCGTAAACTTAAAAAAAATTACAACAAAAAGCGTTATTATCGAATTATGCGTGCTCTTGGATTGAAATCGGTGATTCGCAAGAAACGGCCGAACTACGTGAAGGTATCTGAAATACATGTGGCTGAAAATGTGATGAATCGTGAATTTTACGCGGATTCTCCAAATATGAAGTGGTGCACAGACGTAACAGAATTGAAGTACGGGAATGGCCGTAAAGCCTATTTGAGCGCTATCGTTGATGTATACGATAACTCCATTGTTTCATGGGTTCTAAGCCACTCCAACAATAATAAACTCGTTATGGATACGGTGAAGAAGGCTTACTGGAAAAACCCAGGTGTGACTCCACTTCTCCATAGCGACAGAGGCTTCCAATATACTTCATATGAATACAATCGACTTAAGGATAAATACGGTTTTACTAAAAGTATGTCTCGTGTAAGCCGATGTCTGGATAACCAACCCATTGAACGCTTTTGGGGGACATTTAAGGCAGAAAGCTTTTATCTGACGAAACACGACACCTATGAAGATGTCCTCAAAGACGTGAGAATTTATATCCGCTACTACAACAATTACCGCTATACAGAGCGATTAAATGGCTTGTCTCCCAACGAGTATCGACGAGCTGCTTAA
- the cyoE gene encoding heme o synthase, which produces MLADWLHLTKPRILQLNLIATFGGFWLASEWVINESLLLWTLLGTVLTMASACVVNNVWDYKLDRKMNRTKDRPLAEGRLKLAYVVLYAFVLGIAGETILFWKVNTLCGWLGLLGMFVYIVIYTMWLKRTSTWSTAVGGVSGAMPPVIGYCAITNQLDAGAFLLFLLLFLWQPAHFWSLAIRRVEEYKAAGYPLLPVKKGIRRTNLQMIPYVVLLVPTVILMYVLQYSGVIFLIVSLIGSVLWLWHTVRGITKSQNDRWAKTNFFISVNYLMIVFVIMILDTAGRSF; this is translated from the coding sequence ATGCTGGCGGACTGGCTGCACTTAACCAAGCCACGCATACTTCAGCTTAATCTCATTGCTACATTCGGAGGCTTCTGGCTGGCCTCTGAATGGGTAATAAATGAAAGCTTGTTGCTGTGGACACTGCTCGGTACGGTCCTCACCATGGCATCCGCCTGCGTCGTTAACAATGTGTGGGACTATAAGCTGGATCGCAAGATGAATCGAACGAAAGATAGGCCGCTGGCAGAAGGGCGATTAAAGCTGGCATATGTAGTCTTGTACGCCTTTGTGCTCGGTATTGCCGGAGAAACGATTTTGTTTTGGAAGGTTAATACGCTTTGTGGCTGGCTCGGGTTGCTCGGCATGTTCGTCTATATTGTTATTTATACGATGTGGCTGAAAAGAACATCGACCTGGAGCACGGCAGTTGGCGGTGTTTCGGGGGCGATGCCGCCCGTTATTGGATACTGTGCGATTACGAATCAACTGGATGCAGGGGCTTTTCTTTTATTCTTATTGTTGTTTTTATGGCAGCCTGCCCATTTCTGGTCACTTGCCATACGCCGTGTTGAAGAGTATAAAGCGGCTGGATATCCACTTTTGCCTGTGAAAAAAGGGATAAGACGCACGAATTTGCAGATGATTCCGTATGTCGTGCTTCTGGTTCCTACCGTTATTCTGATGTATGTATTACAATACTCAGGCGTCATTTTCCTTATCGTATCCTTGATTGGAAGTGTGCTGTGGTTGTGGCATACCGTACGCGGTATAACGAAATCTCAAAATGACCGATGGGCTAAAACGAATTTTTTCATTTCGGTCAATTATTTAATGATTGTGTTCGTCATCATGATCTTGGATACAGCAGGACGGTCATTTTGA
- the cyoD gene encoding cytochrome o ubiquinol oxidase subunit IV: MTDSNSAHVQEEHHGSFKSYTIGFICSIILTVIPIAVVLNEWLQGTGLALVLMIAAVLQLFVQLLFFMHLREEKNPRYNLISLILGLVILVVIVAGSIWIMLNNMVAL, translated from the coding sequence ATGACGGATTCGAACTCGGCTCATGTACAGGAAGAGCATCATGGTTCCTTTAAATCGTATACGATCGGATTTATTTGCTCCATTATTTTAACGGTGATTCCGATTGCAGTGGTCTTGAATGAATGGCTTCAAGGAACAGGGTTAGCACTCGTGCTGATGATAGCCGCCGTATTGCAGCTGTTTGTTCAACTATTATTCTTCATGCATTTACGTGAGGAAAAGAACCCTCGCTATAATTTGATCTCCTTGATCCTCGGTCTGGTGATTCTGGTCGTTATTGTCGCAGGATCGATATGGATCATGCTTAACAACATGGTGGCATTATGA
- the gcvPB gene encoding aminomethyl-transferring glycine dehydrogenase subunit GcvPB, protein MKPEKALIFELSKPGRVAYSLPDCDVPETDVSEWIPESMLRSKLAELPEVYEVDVIRHYTELSRRNFGIDNGFYPLGSCTMKYNPKINEDVARFPGFAKIHPYQPEESIQGALEMLYTLQDDLAALTGMDQVTLQPAAGAHGEWTGLMLIRAYHESRGEQRTKVIVPDSSHGTNPASATVAGYDTITIQSNERGMVDLDALRAVVGSDTAALMLTNPSTLGLFEEQIVEIAEIVHEAGGLLYYDGANSNAIMGITRPGDMGFDVVHLNLHKTMSTPHGGGGPGAGPVGVKDKLIPFLPKPIVSKRQDGTFYWDYDRPQSIGRVKAFYGNFGILVRAYTYIRSYGPDGLRRVSELAVLNANYMMHRLAPYYEVAYPGLCKHEFVLSGKKLKEYGVRTLDIAKRLLDFGYHPPTIYFPLNVEECIMIEPTETESKETLDGFIDVMIQIAQEAETNPELVINAPYTTVVKRLDETTAARKPVLNCTCG, encoded by the coding sequence ATGAAACCGGAAAAAGCGCTGATCTTCGAACTAAGTAAACCGGGCCGAGTGGCCTATTCCTTACCTGATTGTGACGTACCGGAAACGGATGTATCAGAATGGATTCCAGAAAGCATGCTTCGTTCCAAACTGGCGGAACTGCCAGAGGTGTACGAAGTGGATGTCATTCGCCATTACACGGAGTTGTCACGTCGTAACTTCGGCATTGATAACGGCTTCTATCCCCTTGGTTCCTGCACGATGAAATACAACCCAAAAATCAACGAGGATGTGGCCCGTTTTCCGGGTTTTGCCAAGATTCATCCTTATCAACCCGAGGAAAGCATTCAGGGAGCTCTGGAAATGCTCTATACGCTTCAAGACGATCTCGCCGCTTTGACCGGGATGGATCAAGTGACATTGCAGCCAGCGGCTGGCGCTCACGGTGAATGGACTGGACTGATGCTGATTCGTGCATATCACGAGAGCCGTGGTGAGCAGCGGACCAAAGTGATCGTGCCGGACTCCTCACACGGAACGAACCCGGCCAGTGCTACAGTGGCAGGATATGATACGATTACAATTCAATCCAATGAGCGCGGTATGGTCGATCTTGATGCTCTCAGAGCTGTTGTTGGAAGCGACACAGCAGCATTGATGCTGACGAACCCGAGTACTCTTGGTCTGTTTGAAGAACAAATCGTGGAAATTGCTGAGATCGTACATGAAGCAGGCGGTCTTCTCTATTATGACGGAGCGAATTCCAATGCGATCATGGGAATTACACGCCCGGGAGACATGGGCTTTGACGTTGTCCACCTCAATCTGCACAAGACGATGAGCACGCCGCATGGCGGCGGTGGTCCAGGAGCTGGTCCCGTCGGGGTGAAAGATAAGTTGATCCCCTTCCTTCCCAAACCGATTGTTTCCAAACGTCAGGACGGAACATTTTACTGGGATTACGATCGTCCGCAGTCGATTGGCCGTGTGAAAGCTTTTTACGGTAACTTCGGTATTCTGGTACGTGCCTATACGTACATCCGTAGTTACGGGCCGGACGGTCTTCGCCGGGTTTCGGAACTTGCGGTCTTGAACGCCAACTATATGATGCATAGGCTGGCGCCTTATTACGAAGTCGCTTATCCCGGTCTATGCAAGCACGAATTCGTATTATCCGGCAAAAAGCTGAAGGAATACGGCGTACGAACCCTCGACATTGCGAAACGATTACTCGATTTTGGCTATCATCCGCCAACCATTTACTTCCCGCTGAATGTCGAGGAGTGTATCATGATCGAGCCAACTGAAACCGAAAGTAAAGAAACGCTAGACGGTTTTATTGATGTAATGATTCAAATCGCACAGGAAGCCGAAACGAATCCGGAGCTAGTCATCAATGCACCGTATACAACGGTCGTGAAGCGTCTTGACGAGACAACAGCTGCTCGCAAACCGGTCTTGAATTGTACTTGCGGTTAG
- a CDS encoding SCO family protein, with protein MKKLAIVTLLIMILGVATACGNSKPNQFSIPVEPFEYMNQDEETVSLSDLSGKVWVADFVFTHCITVCPTMTANMAELQKRLKKEGVEAELISFSVDPERDDPAALKSYLEKFDADFTNWHALTGYEYEDIKSFVLKSFKTPLIMDTASDQVIHGTSFYLVDQSGTVVAKYDGTTDTPYDKIIKDVKALQK; from the coding sequence TTGAAAAAGCTTGCTATAGTTACTTTACTCATCATGATCCTTGGAGTGGCAACGGCATGTGGAAATTCCAAGCCAAACCAGTTTAGCATCCCAGTTGAACCATTTGAATATATGAACCAAGATGAGGAGACCGTATCCTTATCGGATTTAAGTGGTAAAGTATGGGTTGCGGATTTTGTCTTTACACATTGTATTACGGTGTGTCCAACAATGACAGCCAATATGGCGGAACTTCAGAAACGATTAAAAAAAGAAGGGGTAGAGGCTGAACTGATTTCATTCTCTGTTGATCCGGAGCGTGATGACCCTGCGGCATTAAAAAGCTATCTAGAGAAGTTTGATGCTGATTTTACGAACTGGCATGCCTTAACTGGTTACGAATACGAAGACATCAAATCGTTTGTTCTGAAATCTTTCAAGACGCCCCTTATCATGGATACTGCTTCAGATCAAGTAATACACGGCACTTCTTTTTACTTGGTTGATCAATCTGGAACGGTCGTTGCAAAGTATGATGGAACTACGGATACTCCATACGACAAAATTATTAAAGATGTGAAAGCTTTACAGAAGTAA